The sequence GTAACTGATTGTTTGATACAAACACATTGCATCACCATGGATACAATTATTACAAAGGGCTTGTGTGTCAACAGGCTTTTTTTTGCTTCAGACAGACTATGGATTCTCATACAAGGGTAGAGGAATGCATAACCTGCTTAAAGACAGGTCAACTGCACTTGTCAttgaattctgaatgatctcagaagcatctCAGACTGATACCATTGACACaaactcaaagggccagattcacaaaggttagcggatctttagatccgtgtaacctatgtgaattaagatccgccctcgcaagtttgtgaggaaagtgtcaaattcacaacacacttacctccaaacttgcgacggcggatcctaactcccccggcggaattctaattccgcggctgggggagtgtactatttaaatcaggcgcgctcccgcgccgatttaaatacgcatgcgccgtccggggaatttcccggcgtgcattgctcccactgacgtcgctaggacgtcagtggtttcgatgcgtacgcaaactacgtagttccgtattcgagaacgacttacggaaactacgtaaaaaaatacaaatcgacgcgggaacgacggccatacttaacaatacttacccctgcttttagcatgggtaagtatacgacgggtaccgcgctacggaaacgacgtaagaacacagcgtcgggtccgcgtacgttcgtgaatttcgcgtatctcgctgatttacatattattcagtgtaaatgagcgggaacgcccccggcgccatttttaaatcaaaaaaaagatccgacagtgtaacacagtgtgacactgtcggatcttagccctatctatgcgtatctgattctatgaatcaggtgcatagataggactagtaaaaatccgagatacgatggtgtatctgagatacaccgtcgtatctcttttgtgaatctggcccaaagcctgTTGACACAGACCTATAGGAAATCTGCCACAATCAGGGTATAAGTGCAGGTACTCCCCACTTCCAAGTAACCCCTTGTCTCCGCCCGCCACCCACCTCTGAACATGATTCTCTGCCACCAGgaacaatacaccccccccccccacagcaacaATAAACCCCTGGAACAATAGACCTCCCACCAGCGCAAAATTCcccagaacaaaacaaaaaaatccacagcaacaacagacccccaaTAATACAGTAGATCTCCCAGCAGCTagaatcaatagaccctccagcagccagcaacaatagaaccctCCATCAGCAGTATATctctcccagcaacaattgacacCCTAGCAGCATAGGATCCCCTCAAGCAAAAATATAtcctccaccagcaacaatagacctcccagcAACCAATTAATCCCCCCCACCCCAGCGATAATAGATCCCCAagtagccagcatcaataaaCCCTCCAGCATACCCCATTCAGTGCTGAAGGTGCCAGAACTGCATTCCCCCACGTTCCAGCCGAGAAAAGCCCTGGCCACAATACTTTATCAATAAATATAACAAGTATCATTGGTGTAACTTAATTTCAGACTTAAATATACTTCAGTATTTAAGTTtcttaagctagccatacatggatcaaaatgttgCCAGTTCAGCAGAGACGGAACAAATTTTGATTTGTGTATGGGCACTGTGGTTGAACAGAAGTCAACCTATTTGAATGACTTCTgttcaaccagcctgttggaaaaaacaatcagcactgcaggctatagcctgcagcgctgatcaatgtattctgcAATTTTTCTGTGAGTCTTTGCAGGAGGCATGGTGGAGGGCACCAGTGAACTTGGAGTGTCCATATCTCTCCTCAAACACTGTATTATTGGTCGTTATCATAGgcctgcgcacagggtgtgccaggtgtgcctgggcacaccctaataaccctgtgctgcacagatttccactgctgcttggctgcaaggAAAAGGGACCGGAGAATCTCTGTCCTCggtccctttctttttctccaaAGTGGGACATCATGGACCTGTTTAGACTCCTGatgtttcaccaaagcccccccaatagGCGctcagaaataataataataaaaaaaaaaattataataataataataataaaaaaagtgaaaaaaaataataataataataaaataataataataataaaatgaaaataataataataataataataataataattaaaaaaattgtagaaaaaataaaattgtaataaaaaaaaaactactgacaccaacctctgcccaacTGACACTGTCCATGGCCCTGCTGCCCTATTTATATTTAGACACAGGCATGtatgttggagctttggggtgcacaccctaatgcaataggctacgcACACCTATGGTCGTTATGATGCCATTggctgtgctgcagacagtgtcaTAACAACCAGTGACACTTCTTCAGCCCTATTCAGCTGCTGGCTAGTAATGACGTCCACCAGCATCCTCTGTCCCTTTGTTTATTTCAGCTGAGAGCTAGGGAATCTTCCAACTGGCAGCTGAATGGGGATGGGGAGTCATCGGTTGCTACGAATCCGTGTGGCTATagtaggtcaatgatgtcaccagcatcTTCACCATGTTGTTATGTGCTGCTGTAGGGTGGGGAAGTCCACAGCTGCAGCTGTTTGAGCAGGTGGCCTGCTTTCATGTGACAGCTTCCCGTTGGTGCAGCCCAGTCCTTAACTCATCCCTTCTCCTCAGCTGCATacgtaggcctcatgcacacaggatgtttttacagctgctgttaagGGCCTCTGATGTTTTTATTAATGGACTAAACaccccctccatgttagcctatgtgcccatgcacacattaactttcagaggcatttggaggcATAAGCGTTTAggggcagtagaaaaaaaaaacgtcaatctgTGCGTCCAGGAGCAGAGGTTGTTGAGCTGTAAAAACGCAAAATGCCAAGAGATGTATTTTGCATGGGTGTGAAATTCTTGTGCTCAGCTTGAAGAATGTGCAGTGCTTTTAAATAATtccagcctgagctcatttggctgagctcattttgcaatcatgtgacccgttttcagcagagagcggactgaaATCCGccctctgctgacgtcaccaagatcagtccagacaccgcgtcatcccgactctgggagtctggatccgccaggtgcctggactgatggccgtctcagcctctcagcaagccgatccccgcccctccacacaGGATGagtggttgtttgccgccccccccccccccccaaaaaaaaacaccagccgccactgctatgaattctttaaagtgtatctaaacaacAGAGCAAACATTTaacatattacagcttaccagatcttaagccccttacacacgaccatttttcatgtcatggaaaaaaaacaaagtttttctcgacgtgattcttgtcaagcctgccttgcatacacacgatccttTAGGcggattatgcaaatttcccttctcatattctgcttctgagaatgcgcgttttttcccccgtcgttaaagcctacacacgaccgtttttcacgacgtgaaaaatgacgacaaaaatgttctaaatttttaatgcccatttttcacgtcgagaaaaatgctctggagcatacacacggtcgtttttaatgaccaatttaaaaaaaggaatttttctcgtcatgaaaaatggtcatgtgtacgcggcattagatgtggtggctgcatcagttttcctTTTTCGGGCTTTTTTCCTGTATTTTCAATTGATGATCTGtccagtaaagctggccatacatggatcgaacttTGATCAAATGTATGGGCAggttggttgtacacaagtctatCAATAGACTTGTGTACAATCAGTCTGTCATATTTTTCCCAAACGACCAGTACCGCTGGCTATAGCCGGCAGCACtgattattgtattctgacagcggggaaaccccccagctgtcagaatacaataccacaccaggaaggattcccccatccacacattcaatgaggattgctttttttttatatatatataaaaagattatacatTTATGGACTGCTTAAGTCAGTTAtctttcaacttcctttaacagaccaagttgTCCAGCAAAAGTGGAAAATGaaggacaaaccatttaacacagaCAGGAGTGCTTACAATGGTAAGCTTTTATTCACTTATGTCAAATCTTTatccaagaagaaaaaaaataaactgttgctGTAATGGCTTAAATAGTGTTAACTGGAGTTCAACTTCAGTTTCttagtaaaatgtatttaaacttgCTAGTGCATCTATCAGTATGCTTCCCCCATTCCCCatgttgacaatgctgctgtccaaggatGGCTCCATTGCTCCTACAAAGAGAAGAGCCACCATGGCCAGATTATCAGGTGAAAATATAGAAAACTAGTACAGTCACCACATTTAAGGACTggtacactgcaaaatatatatatatttttttgttggggggttcAGATacgctttaaagctgaagtttaggtatggcaatttttacatagttacacggGTCCAGCTTGAGCCAATGTGAGTATGTATGTGCCATAATTGTAGgatcagcacagtggtgcagtgagtagcactttcgcctagcagcaaaaggttcgttggttcgaatcccaaccatgacaccatctgcctggagtttgcatgttctccctgtgtctgcgtgggtttcctccgggtactccggtttcctcccacactccaaagacatgctggtaggtaaattggatctcgtccaaattggcccagtatatatgtatatgtgtgtatgactgtgtgtcactagcgtgtcatgatcctacggggtaataatgaccgcaccagccaagcagatactggctggaaaaagcgcccagaggcgattcagtttgcatgcgttgcgctatacaagtcattcattcattcatctgtCTAGAAGCCGTAAACAAACTGTAGTAGGCACTGCTACTACGGTTATCTCCCATGCTGAGCAGGTGCCAAATTaaattgtgaacacaggaggctGCATGCTCAGCACAGTTACAtgtgtagcacctgtgtacttttcagtacaggtgctatttcgaatttagtgggatgagagacttatttgctctcatccatgtttgatctgtttaaattttgtctgtcgccagccctgaactgtcctgtgggtcattctgtgctccagagatgtagttccatctctggatggcaggtggcgccagaggggtccaggcggagccgcttcttcccagcagccaattagaggagcgttttccctcgcggggcatgctggggagggttatttctgtggcggaggccattgctcggggttctttgcgggttcctggttccaggtgcggcacccacctttagggtgtgcgcacatcacgggccccggcgatatgggctacgcggagttcctgactctgggccctcatggccaggagcaactgatgctgcaaagggaccccagtgacttactgggttccccatCCCTCATCGAGAAGATCCcatgttcgatggggagtcggtctgaggtgaacccggaggcaggtgatccaacagggcttagacgaaccattggggatctgggtggccggacactgacaggttgtatgctgcaaactgtcagttggTGACTCAAGGACAAgaggtctacctgagggagattcaagcTAACTATCAacggggaggattcgctctactattcaTGTGCTGtagtactgggcctgtggcagaggtctctttACAAATCCTAAGTTCcaatagagccaggtctgtggcagagacctgttccttccCAAAAGctctaagtgacgctctggctgccaggcctgtgagaggggtctgtccaggagcactttacccactccggctggagtggcgacgagacaAACCtaatcattggaggcaggactgcttccttctatccaaagcctgaatctgcaaagtttattcttttcaccaacctattctatctaccttgagttgactgttggtcgtgtttgaccagaaataaaagcattgaaaatgtCAACCAACGGTCTGGACATTCCATCACTGCTCTCACTatcatcatcacccctagacacatcacagaggtaacataattatgccatctcaaatctaaccagcggctcctctgggggtagcgctacacattaaggtaaaaaccttcagtgtgcagctcccccctcatcccccctaataaatacttaaccacttgccgcccgccatatagcagaatgacggcggcaaagtggttgtgatatcctgaccggacgtcataagacgtgatcaggataacacaGCCTGCGCACGCCCGCATGCGGGCGGGCAGCGATTGGAGGTGCTGTATGTCagtctgtgaccaatcacagctgtgtgttcagctgtgaccaatcacagctgatcatcgcgtgaaccaggaagtgccgtaaACGGCTTTCCTCAGTTCATGCTGACAGGAAGAGCCAATCGgcgtctctccctgtcagagtGTTGTTCTGTgatgataatcagcacattgattatcatcaCAGCCCCCATCTTaatttgccaatcagtgcccaacaccTTCCAGCCTGTCCCCATAATAAACGCCTGTCAGTGCTTACaacagtaccaatcagtgcccaaaaattgtcaatcagtgccactgccagtaGCTCCTCATTAATGCTGCctattcagtgccacctatcagtgcccattagtgcccatcagtgccgcctatcagtgccgcctatcagtgcccatccgcgctgcctatcagtgccatcagtgccgcctatcagtgctgtctatccgtgccaatcaggttttttttctttaaattgtcggccttttttcatttatagcacaaaaactaaaaagcgcagaggtgatcacataccaccaaaaaagctctatttttggaaagaaaattataaaaaaaaatttgggtacagtgtacctgaccacacaattgtcattcaaagtgtgaatgacctgaaagctaaaaattgtcctgggcaggaagggggggaagtgcctggtatggaagtggttaagtatgatcttgatccagcgatgtgcacaagactcAAGGCTCACCCTCCTGATCggctgagatgcagcagcaggagtcattggcttccgctgctgtcaatcacagcaagtGAGGCGGGGCTGAACCGTGttctctgtgtcttatggacacagaaAGACAGCTCGGGAGTGAACAAAAAACGAGTGACCCCATAACAAGCAGCACACACGCCGGCGGGGGTccagagaagaggaggttcggggctgctctgtgcaaaaacattacacagagcaggtaagtataacacgtttgttatttttttggtacattttttcctttataagCACTTTAACTATGTAAGAATTGCCAAACCTAAAATGCAGCTTTAACTTGTTAgcgcttcacaaaaaaaaattactttgtgGGATGAATCTCATTTGAaacattaaagcggaagtaaacccattcttttaacagtttcaaaaaacagttacatttccggcacatgccgggaatgtaacactcccattggctgcgctctcaaccaaactgttaaatcatccaatggctggtgtcataactgatcacatgtgcaacatcatggcagttgtagatcaaaccgaggccaagatggccgcttccttggctgtaaatgatgggagggtttacttccactttaacatatTAGTATGTGACAAATGTAATGGATGACAAATCCATGCAGACTGATaactgtatatttttatttttatttcaaaggGAAAGAGCAAAGTGGAAGTACTTAATGTAACCAATCAACATTCATCTTCCTGTTACATACAGACAAAAGGTGGAATCTGACTGGCTGTTCTCCCTCTACtggaaaatgcatttatttaCTCACTGACATTAATTATAACATGTattgtacatgtatatatatatattttttttacccagtGTTCATTACGGCACCATCAATAAGGATTCCCTGAGGCATTTGGAAGGACATCGATAAACATGGATGGTTGTAACACTAGTTCCATTAGTAGCTCTGAAAAATGTGCCACAGAAGGAATAGACATCCAGTGCTACCTGATCCTGAACAGCAGTGCACAGAAAATCTTCATAGCAGTGCTTTGTATTATAacaggaactgtgtgtatcctggAGAATTGTTTGGTCCTTTCCATGATCTTCACTTCAGTTCATCTCAGAATGAAACCCTCGTTTCTCTTTATTGGCAGTCTGGCTACAGCGGACTTACTGGCCAGTCTTATTTTTTCCTATAGTTTTGTTGACTTTCATGTCTTCCATGGAGCAGGTACTCCTTCCGTTTTCTTATTCAAACTCGGTGGTGTCACATTATCCTTCACTGCATCCCTTGGAAGTCTACTTCTTACAGCATTTGACAGGTACATCTGTATCTACAGACCCTCTAGGTATAAAGCCATAGTCACCCGAAAAAGAGCACTCCAGGCATTAACTGTAATGTGGATCGGGACAACAATTATCTCCTATCTACCGCTTATGGGTCTAAATTGCTGTAATCTAGATTCAGACTGCTCAGAACTTTTTCCCTTGATTGACAATAAATACTTAGCGAGTTGGATTTTCCTTATATTTATTCTTCTCGGTGCCATCATTTTTTCTTATGCTCACATC comes from Rana temporaria chromosome 2, aRanTem1.1, whole genome shotgun sequence and encodes:
- the CNR2 gene encoding cannabinoid receptor 2; amino-acid sequence: MDGCNTSSISSSEKCATEGIDIQCYLILNSSAQKIFIAVLCIITGTVCILENCLVLSMIFTSVHLRMKPSFLFIGSLATADLLASLIFSYSFVDFHVFHGAGTPSVFLFKLGGVTLSFTASLGSLLLTAFDRYICIYRPSRYKAIVTRKRALQALTVMWIGTTIISYLPLMGLNCCNLDSDCSELFPLIDNKYLASWIFLIFILLGAIIFSYAHILWKAHKHTIYMVRHNLQTDRGERRMRMDVMLAKTLVLVLIVLVVCWTPSLILMVHSLLFPLDGKIKTVFAFCSTLCLVNSMVNPIIYALKSRELRRRLIRYLKKVKCLKKFFKSPPEVEGTQKNVELENTCDDTLCDTEFSN